In one Lolium rigidum isolate FL_2022 chromosome 3, APGP_CSIRO_Lrig_0.1, whole genome shotgun sequence genomic region, the following are encoded:
- the LOC124697797 gene encoding uncharacterized protein LOC124697797: MEERGHCPDPADQRRREVPGRRLEGRGDGGAGWGRFYRCSYPAELLGPLIAASSDPADKFFPKLGYAEESIHEDGVLKEQLKNLGFYRISSPNTVHLGVLGLPWTTYHKSYPEIKKENLEALGFHFISCPKNVPKISKEDLEALGFHFITFPSNVPENRKGHLEALGIHFINSPKNAPGIKKGCPELWHFHIATYPKYVPDMTRLSPSLHALGTLSTSRNSMDAEFILLLDSGAGCHVVHQAGLLTNLRDPPLGLTRVKAADGALLTVSGFGDIQTKDFSIPDVCLVQGLKANLVSVGQLVSSHKISCNFNSDGCEVISYDDGSLVGNAVLRDDNQYVLSFLEIQ; the protein is encoded by the exons atggaggagagagggcactGCCCGGATCCAGCCGACCAGAGGAGGAGGGAGGTCCCGGGACGGCGGCTGGAGGGcaggggcgacggcggcgccggctgGGGTCGG TTTTACCGTTGCAGCTATCCGGCGGAACTGCTGGGCCCACTTATTGCGGCTTCCTCAGATCCTGCTGACAAGTTTTTTCCTAAGCTGGGCTACGCTGAAGAAAG CATTCACGAGGATGGTGTCCTCAAGGAACAACTTAAGAATTTGGGTTTCTACCGCATAAGTTCTCCTAACACTGTTCACCTTGGGGTTTTGGGCTTACCCTGGACAACTTATCATAAAAGTTATCCAGAAATCAAGAAGGAAAACCTTGAGGCTTTGGGTTTCCACTTCATAAGTTGTCCTAAAAATGTCCCAAAAATCAGTAAGGAAGACCTTGAGGCATTGGGTTTCCACTTCATAACTTTTCCCTCAAATGTTCCAGAAAACAGGAAGGGACATCTTGAAGCTTTGGGTATCCACTTCATAAATTCTCCTAAAAATGCTCCTGGAATTAAGAAGGGATGTCCTGAGCTTTGGCATTTCCACATTGCAACTTATCCTAAATATGTTCCAGACATGACAAG ACTTTCTCCTTCACTGCATGCTCTTGGAACGCTGTCAACATCTAGGAACTCGATGGATGCCGAGTTCATTCTTCTTTTGGACTCGGGGGCAGGCTGCCACGTGGTTCACCAAGCTGGGCTGTTGACTAACCTCCGTGATCCACCTCTTGGGCTGACTCGGGTGAAGGCTGCTGATGGGGCACTTCTGACTGTGTCAGGCTTCGGTGACATCCAAACAAAGGATTTCAGCATCCCAGATGTTTGCCTTGTCCAGGGCCTCAAGGCGAACCTCGTGAGTGTAGGCCAACTGGTCAGCAGCCACAAGATCTCTTGTAACTTCAATTCGGACGGATGTGAAGTGATCTCCTACGATGATGGTTCCTTGGTAGGAAATGCTGTGCTCCGTGACGACAACCAGTATGTCCTCAGCTTCCTCGAAATTCAGTAA